In Streptomyces longhuiensis, the following proteins share a genomic window:
- a CDS encoding NTP pyrophosphohydrolase encodes MTMLLIVDGANVVGSVPDGWWRDRRGAAERLRDSLVAHAEREDVDIVLVVEGAARGVESVPGVRVESATGSGDDHIVDLVAAAERPCTVVTADRELRRRVGELGAACVGPRTVRPA; translated from the coding sequence ATGACCATGCTGCTGATCGTCGACGGCGCCAATGTCGTCGGTTCGGTCCCCGACGGGTGGTGGCGCGACCGGCGGGGCGCGGCCGAACGCCTGCGGGACAGCCTGGTGGCCCACGCCGAGCGCGAGGACGTCGACATCGTGCTCGTCGTCGAGGGCGCCGCACGCGGTGTGGAGTCGGTGCCGGGCGTACGGGTCGAATCGGCGACGGGAAGCGGCGACGACCACATCGTGGACCTGGTCGCCGCCGCCGAAAGGCCGTGCACCGTGGTGACCGCCGACCGTGAACTGCGCCGCCGCGTGGGCGAGTTGGGCGCCGCCTGCGTGGGACCGCGGACGGTGCGGCCCGCGTGA
- a CDS encoding 3-hydroxyacyl-CoA dehydrogenase NAD-binding domain-containing protein — MSTTTAELLKGAAELFPDEVVTSANVRHLDLPFGAGRFALITLDNGFDHTKPTTFGPASLANLNAAIDQVEKEAAEGTIVGAGITGKPFIFAVGADLKGVELLKKHDDALAIGKGGHEVFKRLSGLAVPTFAYYNGAAMGGGVEVGLHCTYRTVSKALPAFSLPEVFLGLVPGWGGCALLPNLIGADKAVSVIIENSLNQNRQLKGKQVFELGIADAIFEGADFLEQSLIWTANVLKGDVAVERAEVDRGDAWDEAVARGKFIADSKVHGAAPAAYRALDIIAAAKDGNLQAGFDAEDKALADLIMGGELRAGIYSFSLVQKRGKRPAGAPDKSLARPVTKVGVVGAGLMASQLALLFLRRLEVPVVLTDIDQERVDKGVGYVHAEIEKLLGKGRVNQDKANRLKALVSGVLDKAEGFSDADFIIEAVFEEIGVKQQVFAEVEAVAPAHAILATNTSSLSVTEMASKLKHPERVVGFHFFNPVAILPLLEIVRGERTDDASLATAFGVAKKLKKTAVLVKDAPAFVVNRILTRFMGEIQNVIDEGTPVEVAEKAVEPLGLPMSPLVLLELVGPAIGLHVSETLNRAFPERFTVSPNLAAVVKAGKRGFYVYDSGKPELDPEVAALLKQGDVVLTEEQVRDRVLDAVAQEIGLMLDEGVVAEAQDIDLCLITGAGWPFHLGGITPYLDREGVSERVTGKRFLAQGVASVPA, encoded by the coding sequence ACCACCACCGCTGAGCTCCTGAAGGGCGCCGCCGAGCTGTTCCCGGACGAGGTCGTCACGTCGGCGAACGTACGCCACCTCGACCTGCCGTTCGGCGCGGGCCGGTTCGCGCTGATCACGCTCGACAACGGCTTCGACCACACCAAGCCGACCACCTTCGGCCCGGCCTCGCTCGCGAACCTGAACGCCGCGATCGACCAGGTCGAGAAGGAGGCGGCCGAGGGCACGATCGTCGGCGCCGGCATCACCGGCAAGCCGTTCATCTTCGCCGTCGGCGCCGACCTCAAGGGCGTCGAGCTCCTCAAGAAGCACGACGACGCGCTGGCCATCGGCAAGGGCGGCCACGAGGTCTTCAAGCGCCTCTCGGGCCTCGCCGTGCCGACGTTCGCGTACTACAACGGCGCGGCCATGGGCGGCGGTGTCGAGGTCGGTCTGCACTGCACCTACCGCACCGTCTCCAAGGCGCTGCCCGCGTTCTCGCTCCCCGAGGTCTTCCTCGGTCTGGTCCCGGGCTGGGGCGGCTGCGCGCTGCTGCCGAACCTGATCGGCGCCGACAAGGCCGTCTCGGTCATCATCGAGAACTCGCTCAACCAGAACCGCCAGCTCAAGGGCAAGCAGGTCTTCGAACTCGGCATCGCCGACGCGATCTTCGAGGGCGCCGACTTCCTGGAGCAGTCGCTGATCTGGACGGCGAACGTCCTCAAGGGCGACGTGGCCGTCGAGCGTGCCGAGGTCGACCGCGGCGACGCGTGGGACGAGGCCGTCGCGCGCGGCAAGTTCATCGCCGACAGCAAGGTGCACGGGGCGGCCCCGGCCGCGTACCGCGCCCTCGACATCATCGCCGCCGCCAAGGACGGGAACCTGCAGGCCGGGTTCGACGCCGAGGACAAGGCGCTCGCCGACCTGATCATGGGTGGCGAACTGCGCGCGGGTATCTACTCGTTCAGCCTCGTCCAGAAGCGCGGCAAGCGCCCGGCGGGTGCGCCGGACAAGTCGCTCGCGCGTCCGGTCACCAAGGTCGGCGTCGTGGGTGCGGGCCTGATGGCCTCGCAGCTCGCGCTGCTCTTCCTGCGCCGCCTCGAGGTGCCGGTCGTCCTGACCGACATCGACCAGGAGCGCGTCGACAAGGGTGTGGGCTACGTCCACGCCGAGATCGAGAAGCTGCTCGGCAAGGGCCGTGTCAACCAGGACAAGGCCAACCGCCTCAAGGCGCTGGTGAGCGGCGTCCTGGACAAGGCCGAGGGCTTCTCCGACGCGGACTTCATCATCGAGGCCGTCTTCGAGGAGATCGGCGTCAAGCAGCAGGTGTTCGCGGAGGTCGAGGCGGTCGCCCCGGCGCACGCGATCCTCGCCACCAACACCTCGTCCCTCTCGGTCACCGAGATGGCGTCGAAGCTGAAGCACCCCGAGCGGGTCGTCGGCTTCCACTTCTTCAACCCGGTCGCGATCCTCCCGCTCCTGGAGATCGTCCGCGGCGAGCGGACCGACGACGCCTCGCTGGCCACCGCCTTCGGTGTCGCCAAGAAGCTGAAGAAGACCGCGGTGCTGGTGAAGGACGCCCCGGCGTTCGTCGTGAACCGCATCCTCACCCGCTTCATGGGCGAGATCCAGAACGTCATCGACGAGGGCACCCCGGTCGAGGTCGCCGAGAAGGCCGTCGAGCCGCTCGGCCTGCCGATGTCCCCGCTGGTGCTCCTGGAGCTGGTCGGTCCCGCGATCGGTCTGCACGTCTCGGAGACCCTGAACCGCGCCTTCCCGGAGCGCTTCACGGTGTCCCCGAACCTCGCGGCGGTCGTCAAGGCCGGCAAGCGCGGCTTCTACGTCTACGACTCCGGGAAGCCGGAGCTGGACCCCGAGGTCGCCGCCCTCCTCAAGCAGGGCGACGTCGTCCTGACGGAGGAGCAGGTCCGCGACCGCGTGCTCGACGCGGTGGCGCAGGAGATCGGCCTCATGCTCGACGAGGGTGTCGTCGCCGAGGCCCAGGACATCGACCTGTGCCTGATCACCGGCGCCGGCTGGCCCTTCCACCTGGGCGGCATCACGCCGTACCTGGACCGTGAGGGCGTCAGCGAGCGGGTGACCGGCAAGCGGTTCCTGGCGCAGGGCGTGGCGAGCGTTCCGGCGTAA